A stretch of the Desulfobacter sp. genome encodes the following:
- a CDS encoding glycyl-radical enzyme activating protein has translation MARRYSGFSGIPSMTAPASGPLCFFRAAPCPVPGAITLKARQWSRLRPGLVHDLVREIEKDIIYYDESNGGVTFSGGEPLSRPRLLMDLIRACREKHIHTCLDTSGFAPATVIESAAKAVDLVLYDIKIFDEKIHDTMIGKSSRIIFSNLEMLDKLAVSLKLRFPLIPSMTDSDENITQLIEFLVSRTGYRDIHILPFHNTGADKYRQMNLKYPLEHIRPPENHWVEAVALWFKKNGFSPVIGG, from the coding sequence ATGGCCCGGAGATATTCAGGATTCAGCGGTATTCCATCCATGACGGCCCCGGCATCCGGACCACTTTGTTTTTTCAGGGCTGCCCCTTGTCCTGTCCCTGGTGCCATAACCCTGAAAGCCAGGCAATGGAGCCGGCTGCGGCCCGGCCTTGTCCATGACCTGGTCCGGGAGATTGAAAAGGATATTATTTATTATGATGAATCCAACGGCGGGGTTACCTTTTCGGGGGGAGAACCCTTGAGCCGGCCCAGGCTTCTCATGGACCTGATCCGGGCCTGCAGGGAAAAACATATTCATACCTGCCTGGATACCAGCGGATTTGCCCCGGCAACTGTGATTGAATCTGCTGCCAAGGCCGTTGATCTGGTCTTGTATGATATTAAAATTTTTGATGAAAAAATTCATGACACTATGATTGGAAAATCTTCCCGGATTATTTTTTCCAATCTTGAGATGCTGGACAAGCTTGCAGTCTCGTTAAAATTGCGGTTTCCGTTGATCCCCTCCATGACGGATTCGGATGAAAACATCACCCAGTTGATTGAGTTTCTGGTCTCCCGTACAGGGTACAGGGATATTCATATTCTGCCCTTTCATAATACAGGGGCGGACAAGTACAGACAGATGAACCTGAAATATCCGCTCGAGCATATCCGCCCGCCAGAAAACCATTGGGTGGAGGCGGTGGCCCTCTGGTTTAAAAAGAACGGGTTCAGCCCGGTGATTGGAGGATAA